From Deinococcus yavapaiensis KR-236, a single genomic window includes:
- a CDS encoding c-type cytochrome: protein MRTFAVSMTALMALLLGGGLYAYHIGTAKPAEVTDTTNETSVPNGENNDATGNTTDTNQGEASPQQGGSADRGVLNSTANAGRGGVQGRASNEGSGSVDGEQKETGEQGQAAPDNRGDMTEGQGTVPQANRTVESTESQNQAQGRVGSDTAQANSGLTQAAGNVGQGKTYYESNCQGCHGEKGQGVVGPRLVGPDAPSSWDVGKLRKVLVQYIDPDSNQPLQPPMPNYSQTNLIPKGGPASDADVADILAYLKTL from the coding sequence ATGCGGACGTTTGCAGTTTCGATGACGGCTCTCATGGCGCTGCTGCTCGGCGGCGGGTTGTACGCGTATCACATCGGGACGGCGAAGCCGGCCGAGGTGACGGACACGACGAACGAGACGAGCGTGCCCAACGGTGAGAACAACGACGCCACGGGCAACACGACGGACACCAACCAAGGCGAGGCTTCGCCGCAACAAGGCGGAAGCGCCGACCGCGGGGTGTTGAACTCCACGGCGAACGCCGGGCGAGGCGGCGTGCAAGGCCGCGCGAGCAACGAAGGGTCGGGGTCGGTCGACGGCGAGCAGAAGGAGACGGGCGAGCAAGGCCAAGCGGCGCCCGACAATCGCGGCGACATGACCGAGGGCCAAGGCACCGTGCCGCAGGCGAACCGGACCGTGGAAAGCACGGAGTCGCAAAACCAGGCGCAAGGGCGCGTCGGTTCGGATACGGCGCAAGCGAACTCGGGGCTGACGCAAGCGGCGGGCAACGTCGGTCAAGGCAAGACGTACTACGAAAGCAACTGCCAAGGTTGCCACGGCGAAAAAGGTCAAGGCGTCGTCGGCCCGAGGCTCGTAGGGCCGGACGCGCCGTCCTCGTGGGACGTCGGAAAGTTGCGCAAGGTCCTCGTGCAGTACATCGATCCGGACAGCAACCAGCCGCTGCAACCGCCGATGCCCAACTACAGCCAGACGAACCTCATTCCGAAGGGCGGTCCGGCGTCGGACGCGGACGTCGCCGACATCCTCGCGTACCTCAAGACGCTCTGA
- the sppA gene encoding signal peptide peptidase SppA, giving the protein MADMRTSPIADLLSDTLNLPTPEKLPTGLKFPTWVILDVAGKYPSRAPSNPLQQLVTRADTLESFDKKIDALVGAPWLHGVLVRFGDLEVGGATAWHMRRSLQRLSKEKRTVAYATRLDMLTLLVASGSGELTLPESADIDVTGFTTEITFLGAFLHKHGVAFDVSRVKEYKSALSPLAQDRMDDFDRSQREELLASFEAEWVRDVAEARGVSGDEVLSWLARGVASANEAKALGMIDRVAYEDELIGPGTRPFSSVAMALKPKKTSGKGRVAVVSVVGTIVPGKSRNNPLPLFGGVQAGSDSVVAAIRRAKKDASTKAIVLYVDSPGGSPLAADLMWRELSTCDKPVVAVMGNVAASAGYYIPVAAKRIVAAPNTITGSIGVIAGKPVLEEFNERQGFRPERVTRSAFPGLYSASSSWTERERDFIDRSILEIYDRFVDRVAQGRGLSHERVNEVGRGRVWTGADAVKIGLVDELGDLRTGIERACELAGLSYDAPVWSADPRRSFELPEVPKDAAALLVPSILLRERALMMLDASYQIR; this is encoded by the coding sequence ATGGCCGACATGCGCACCTCCCCCATCGCCGACTTGTTGAGCGACACTCTGAACTTGCCGACGCCCGAGAAGCTTCCGACCGGCCTGAAGTTCCCGACGTGGGTGATTTTGGACGTCGCGGGCAAGTACCCGTCGAGGGCGCCGAGCAATCCCCTTCAACAGCTCGTCACGCGGGCCGACACGCTGGAGAGCTTCGACAAGAAGATCGACGCGCTCGTGGGCGCGCCGTGGCTGCACGGCGTCCTCGTGCGCTTCGGCGACCTCGAGGTGGGAGGCGCGACCGCGTGGCACATGAGGCGCAGCTTGCAGCGTTTGTCGAAGGAGAAGCGGACCGTGGCGTACGCGACGCGTCTCGACATGCTCACCTTGCTCGTCGCGAGCGGCTCGGGCGAGCTCACTCTGCCCGAGAGCGCGGACATCGACGTGACGGGCTTCACGACGGAAATCACGTTCCTCGGCGCGTTTCTGCACAAGCACGGCGTCGCGTTCGACGTGAGCCGCGTCAAGGAGTACAAGAGCGCCTTGTCGCCCCTCGCTCAAGATCGCATGGACGACTTCGACCGTTCGCAACGTGAGGAACTGCTCGCGTCGTTCGAGGCGGAGTGGGTGCGCGACGTTGCCGAGGCGCGCGGCGTGTCGGGAGACGAGGTGCTGTCGTGGCTGGCGCGGGGCGTGGCGTCGGCGAACGAGGCGAAGGCGCTCGGCATGATCGACCGCGTCGCGTACGAGGACGAGCTCATCGGGCCGGGCACGCGTCCGTTCTCGAGCGTCGCGATGGCGCTCAAGCCCAAGAAGACGAGCGGCAAAGGCCGAGTGGCCGTCGTGAGCGTCGTGGGCACGATCGTGCCGGGCAAGAGCCGCAACAATCCGTTGCCGCTCTTCGGAGGAGTGCAGGCGGGCTCGGACTCGGTGGTCGCCGCGATTCGGCGCGCGAAGAAGGACGCCAGCACGAAGGCGATCGTGCTGTACGTGGATTCGCCCGGCGGTTCGCCGCTCGCGGCGGATTTGATGTGGCGCGAACTCAGCACGTGCGACAAGCCCGTCGTGGCCGTCATGGGAAACGTCGCGGCGAGCGCGGGGTACTACATTCCGGTGGCGGCGAAGCGAATCGTGGCGGCGCCGAACACCATCACGGGCTCGATCGGCGTGATCGCGGGCAAGCCCGTGTTGGAGGAGTTCAACGAGCGCCAGGGATTTCGACCCGAGCGCGTGACGCGCAGCGCCTTTCCGGGACTGTACAGCGCGTCGTCGAGTTGGACGGAGCGCGAACGCGACTTCATCGACCGTTCGATCTTGGAGATCTACGACCGCTTCGTGGACCGCGTCGCTCAAGGGCGCGGCCTGTCGCACGAGCGCGTCAACGAAGTTGGGCGAGGGCGCGTGTGGACCGGCGCGGACGCCGTGAAGATCGGTCTCGTGGACGAGCTGGGCGATCTTCGGACGGGCATCGAGCGGGCGTGCGAACTCGCGGGCTTGTCATACGACGCGCCCGTGTGGAGCGCCGACCCGAGGCGGTCGTTCGAGCTTCCAGAAGTGCCGAAGGACGCGGCGGCGTTGCTCGTCCCGTCGATTCTGCTGCGCGAACGGGCGTTGATGATGCTCGACGCGTCGTACCAAATACGGTAG
- a CDS encoding MarR family winged helix-turn-helix transcriptional regulator, with translation MPTHWEGSTEERIALDAYIKLWRASQSVESRANRHLGDHDLTLSQFSVLEALLFLGPMTQRKLADKILRTSGNLTMVIDNLERSGFVRRERNEKDRREVIVRLTDEGRAKVENLMDEHVKGIVEVFSALSEDEQVVLARLCKKLGVGGAT, from the coding sequence ATGCCGACGCACTGGGAAGGATCGACAGAGGAACGAATCGCGCTCGACGCGTACATCAAGCTGTGGCGGGCGTCGCAGTCGGTGGAGTCGCGAGCGAATCGGCACCTCGGCGACCACGACCTCACGCTCAGTCAGTTCAGCGTGCTCGAAGCGCTGCTGTTCCTCGGGCCGATGACGCAGCGCAAGCTCGCCGATAAAATCTTGCGAACGAGCGGAAACCTCACGATGGTGATCGACAACTTGGAGCGTTCGGGCTTCGTTCGGCGCGAGCGCAACGAGAAGGATCGGCGTGAGGTGATCGTGCGCCTCACCGACGAGGGGCGGGCGAAGGTGGAGAACCTCATGGACGAGCACGTCAAGGGAATCGTGGAGGTATTTTCCGCCTTGAGCGAGGACGAGCAGGTGGTGCTCGCTCGGCTGTGCAAGAAGCTCGGCGTGGGCGGCGCGACGTGA
- a CDS encoding VOC family protein: MNEATKTPVQGLHHITAMASDPQRNIDFFVRLLGQRLVKLTVNFDDPGTYHLYYGDEVGSPGTIMTYFPWPNAKRGERGNGEAVAFAYGIRANALGGWKARLSELNLDYAEVTRFGRSVLSFTDPDGLGVELIAEDGADEPRPWPRNPVPDALRLRGFHSVTLWVDDVRSTRELLVGHLGFAEVGSEPDPEGPRYRFKGDSDGVGLYVDAVERPGRPTASFGAGSIHHVALRTRDDAEQAVYLRDLRAARYNVTPVQDRQYFHSIYFRDASGVLFEIATDAPGFAYDEPVDELGSHLKLPDWFEGKRAAIEAHVPTITSPEYNLQIGAQGKASAAAPSASGERKATGPHADSPVYGAGRPLEQARLAVVLVHGRGGSARDILGLESEFGLSAYTYLAPEASGNTWYPLSFLAPIERNEPHLTSALSKLDDVFAHLREAGISAERVVLGGFSQGACLALEYAARNAKRYGAVFGYSGGLIGPDGTPRDYTGTFEGTPVFLGCSNVDPHIPVGRVKETASVLQQMGANVDARIYPGMAHTINAEEIQAVRALMHALASQLS, translated from the coding sequence ATGAACGAAGCGACCAAGACTCCCGTGCAAGGTTTGCATCACATCACCGCGATGGCGTCCGATCCTCAGCGCAACATCGATTTCTTCGTGCGTCTGCTCGGCCAACGCCTCGTGAAGCTCACCGTCAACTTCGACGATCCGGGCACCTACCACCTCTACTACGGAGACGAAGTCGGCAGCCCCGGCACGATCATGACGTACTTTCCCTGGCCGAACGCCAAGCGAGGCGAGCGTGGAAACGGCGAAGCCGTCGCCTTCGCCTACGGCATTCGCGCCAACGCCCTCGGCGGATGGAAGGCGCGCCTGTCCGAACTCAACCTCGACTACGCCGAAGTCACGCGGTTCGGCCGCTCGGTCTTGAGCTTCACCGACCCCGACGGGCTCGGCGTGGAACTTATCGCGGAAGACGGCGCCGACGAGCCTCGCCCGTGGCCGCGCAACCCCGTACCCGACGCCCTTCGCCTGCGAGGCTTTCACTCCGTCACCCTGTGGGTGGACGACGTGCGGTCGACCCGCGAGCTTCTCGTCGGCCACCTCGGCTTCGCCGAGGTCGGCAGCGAACCCGACCCCGAAGGCCCGAGGTACCGCTTCAAGGGAGACTCGGACGGCGTCGGATTGTACGTGGACGCCGTCGAGCGGCCCGGACGGCCTACCGCCTCGTTCGGCGCGGGCAGCATCCACCACGTCGCCCTTCGCACCCGCGACGACGCCGAGCAAGCCGTGTACCTGCGCGACCTGCGCGCCGCCCGGTACAACGTCACGCCCGTCCAAGACCGCCAGTACTTCCACTCCATCTACTTCCGCGACGCCTCCGGCGTCCTCTTCGAGATCGCCACGGACGCGCCGGGCTTCGCCTACGACGAACCTGTCGACGAGCTCGGCAGCCACCTCAAGCTTCCCGACTGGTTCGAAGGCAAGCGCGCCGCCATCGAAGCGCACGTTCCGACCATCACCTCTCCCGAGTACAACTTGCAAATCGGCGCGCAAGGCAAGGCGAGCGCCGCCGCCCCAAGCGCTTCGGGCGAGCGCAAGGCCACCGGCCCGCACGCCGACAGTCCCGTCTACGGCGCGGGTCGGCCTCTCGAACAAGCCCGCCTCGCCGTCGTCCTCGTTCACGGACGTGGAGGCAGCGCGCGCGACATCTTGGGCCTCGAAAGCGAATTCGGTTTGTCCGCGTACACCTACCTCGCGCCCGAAGCCAGCGGCAACACCTGGTATCCCCTTTCCTTCCTGGCGCCCATCGAGCGCAACGAGCCTCACCTCACGAGCGCCCTCTCGAAGCTCGACGACGTCTTCGCGCACCTCCGGGAAGCCGGAATTTCGGCCGAGCGCGTCGTACTGGGCGGCTTCTCGCAAGGCGCGTGCCTCGCCCTCGAGTACGCGGCGCGCAACGCCAAACGGTACGGCGCCGTCTTCGGATACTCCGGCGGTTTGATCGGACCGGACGGAACGCCGCGCGACTACACGGGCACGTTCGAAGGCACGCCCGTGTTCCTGGGATGCAGCAACGTCGATCCGCACATTCCAGTCGGGCGCGTGAAGGAGACGGCGAGCGTACTTCAGCAAATGGGCGCGAACGTGGACGCCAGAATCTACCCGGGCATGGCGCACACGATCAACGCGGAGGAGATTCAAGCGGTGAGGGCGTTGATGCACGCCTTGGCATCACAGCTGTCCTGA
- a CDS encoding insulinase family protein, whose protein sequence is MNTTLTTLAPGARLGRYTVQRIQTLPDIDATFYELRHDLGARHVHISRDDDNLTFCVSFPTVPSDSTGVAHILEHIVLAGSKHYPVKDPFFSMLPRSLNTFMNALTWSDHTAYPFSTRNEKDFFNLLGVYLDAAFFPLMRKETFLREAWRLEYATIDDSASELKLQGVVYNEMKGAMASASSQMYRALGKALYPDLTYANNSGGEPRDIPNLTWEGLRAFHARHYHPSNAYFYTYGNLPIERFLEPIEAQVMSQFETLDLDVSIPDQANFAEPRTLDLPYASSDTEKGAQSLVAWKVSPSHESFDVLRWNVLADVLLGNPAAPLRRALIESGLGSATADGTGYHEDFREGAFSAGLKGLSADKAEQVEELVVETLRAIADEGIPADLVDAAIHQLELSRKEVSNAGWPYSLKLFFRFATTWQFGGDPLRFLKLGEDLSRLQRERQAGDFFERMIRDELLVNPHRVRLTLVPEPALAERTEADERARIAEMSRDFTDEDKARVVGEAVELARLQEAEDDTSVLPTLELADIPRTVPRTEYDADDIKPGVTVGRSAQPTSGLVYLDVQLGVPHLTPEQLDVLPLYAYAVTRSGAGSLDYVGLARRIEAHTGGVGASTSIGTGPDDLGDLRASLTFSGKALSRNAAELVAILGDLLTDPKFDEERLSQLLRQQRSGMEAGVVSAGHVYARGLATAQLSPAAALAERQDGLTALARLKQLTDEQGAPSVLRQFETITEALKSARARVLLTGQKEDLQLDLTPVLAPLTGAATGLLRPELRARTPQARTTDVPVSYHAVAYRTVPYSHPDGPALLALSTLLASKYLLRELREKGGAYGGFATYNAQGGLFTMLSYRDPHTRRTLEVYRGARDFVHGGTISADDLKEAILSASSNLDPLTSPDTIARLRFFGDLAGYTPDKQEAFKARLLDVTLEDVRRVFDTYLREENAAYGTVTGKDPNPETADLGVVYEVARI, encoded by the coding sequence GTGAACACCACCTTGACGACCCTCGCGCCCGGGGCGCGCCTCGGGCGATACACCGTGCAGCGCATTCAGACCCTGCCGGACATCGACGCGACCTTCTACGAATTGCGTCACGACCTCGGAGCTCGGCACGTGCACATCTCGCGCGACGACGACAACCTGACATTTTGCGTGTCCTTCCCGACCGTGCCGAGCGACTCTACCGGCGTCGCGCACATCTTGGAGCACATCGTCTTGGCGGGCTCGAAGCACTACCCGGTAAAAGACCCGTTCTTCTCGATGCTGCCGCGCTCGCTCAACACCTTCATGAACGCCCTGACGTGGTCCGACCACACGGCGTATCCGTTCAGCACCCGCAACGAGAAGGACTTCTTCAATCTGCTCGGCGTGTACCTCGACGCCGCCTTCTTTCCCTTGATGCGCAAGGAGACCTTCTTGCGCGAAGCGTGGCGCCTCGAGTACGCTACGATCGACGACTCCGCGAGCGAACTCAAGCTGCAAGGGGTGGTGTACAACGAGATGAAGGGCGCCATGGCGTCCGCGTCGTCGCAAATGTACCGCGCGCTTGGCAAGGCGCTCTACCCCGACCTTACCTACGCGAACAATTCCGGCGGTGAGCCGCGCGACATTCCCAACCTCACGTGGGAAGGTCTGCGTGCCTTCCACGCTCGCCACTACCATCCCAGCAACGCGTACTTCTACACGTACGGCAACTTGCCGATCGAGCGCTTCTTGGAGCCCATCGAGGCGCAGGTGATGTCTCAGTTCGAGACGCTCGACCTCGACGTGTCCATTCCCGACCAAGCGAACTTCGCCGAGCCGCGCACCCTCGACTTGCCGTACGCCAGCAGTGACACCGAGAAGGGCGCCCAGAGCCTCGTGGCGTGGAAAGTTTCGCCGAGCCACGAGAGCTTCGACGTCCTGCGCTGGAACGTCCTCGCCGACGTCCTGCTCGGCAATCCGGCCGCGCCGCTGCGCCGCGCCTTGATCGAATCGGGTCTCGGAAGCGCCACCGCCGACGGCACCGGCTACCACGAGGACTTCCGCGAAGGCGCGTTCTCGGCGGGCCTCAAGGGCTTGTCCGCCGACAAGGCCGAACAAGTCGAAGAGCTCGTCGTGGAAACGCTGCGCGCGATCGCCGACGAAGGCATTCCCGCCGATCTCGTCGACGCCGCCATTCATCAACTCGAATTGTCGCGCAAGGAAGTCTCGAACGCGGGCTGGCCGTACTCGCTCAAGCTCTTCTTCCGCTTCGCCACCACTTGGCAGTTCGGCGGCGATCCCTTGCGCTTCTTGAAACTCGGCGAGGACTTGTCACGCTTGCAGCGCGAGCGGCAAGCCGGAGACTTCTTCGAGCGCATGATTCGCGACGAGCTTCTCGTCAATCCGCACCGCGTGCGTCTCACGCTTGTTCCCGAGCCCGCCCTCGCCGAGCGGACGGAGGCCGACGAGCGCGCGCGCATTGCCGAGATGAGCCGCGACTTCACCGACGAGGACAAGGCGCGCGTCGTGGGCGAAGCCGTGGAACTCGCGCGCTTGCAAGAAGCCGAGGACGACACGTCCGTGCTGCCGACCCTCGAGCTCGCCGACATTCCCCGCACGGTTCCCCGCACCGAGTACGACGCCGACGACATCAAGCCCGGCGTGACGGTCGGACGTTCCGCGCAGCCCACGTCCGGCTTGGTGTACCTCGACGTGCAACTCGGCGTGCCGCACCTCACGCCCGAGCAACTCGACGTGCTGCCGCTCTACGCGTACGCCGTCACGCGCAGCGGCGCCGGGAGCCTCGACTACGTCGGCCTCGCGCGGCGCATCGAAGCGCACACGGGCGGCGTCGGCGCGTCCACCAGCATCGGCACCGGTCCCGACGACCTCGGCGACTTGCGCGCCAGCCTGACGTTTTCGGGCAAGGCCCTGTCGCGCAACGCGGCCGAGCTCGTCGCGATTCTCGGCGACCTCCTGACCGACCCGAAGTTCGACGAGGAGCGCCTCTCGCAGCTTCTGCGTCAACAACGCTCGGGGATGGAGGCGGGCGTCGTCTCGGCCGGTCACGTTTACGCGCGCGGCCTCGCCACCGCCCAACTTTCCCCGGCCGCCGCCCTCGCCGAGCGACAAGACGGCCTCACGGCCCTCGCGCGCCTCAAGCAGCTCACCGACGAGCAAGGCGCGCCGAGCGTGCTGCGGCAGTTCGAAACTATCACCGAGGCCTTGAAGTCCGCGCGCGCGCGCGTCCTGCTCACCGGGCAGAAGGAAGACCTTCAACTCGACCTCACGCCCGTCCTCGCGCCCCTCACGGGCGCCGCGACGGGACTCCTTCGCCCCGAGCTTCGCGCGCGCACGCCTCAAGCGCGCACCACGGACGTGCCCGTGTCGTATCACGCCGTCGCGTACAGGACGGTTCCGTACTCGCATCCGGACGGTCCCGCCCTGTTGGCGTTGTCCACCTTGCTCGCCAGCAAGTACCTTCTGAGGGAATTGCGCGAGAAGGGCGGGGCGTACGGCGGCTTCGCCACGTACAACGCCCAGGGCGGCTTGTTCACGATGCTCTCGTACCGTGATCCGCACACCCGGCGCACCTTGGAAGTCTACCGAGGCGCGCGTGACTTCGTTCACGGCGGCACGATCAGCGCCGACGACCTCAAGGAAGCGATTTTGAGCGCGTCTTCCAACCTCGATCCGCTCACGAGTCCGGACACGATCGCGCGGTTGCGGTTCTTCGGGGACCTCGCCGGATACACGCCCGACAAGCAGGAGGCGTTCAAGGCGCGGTTGCTCGACGTGACCCTGGAGGACGTGCGGCGCGTCTTCGACACGTACCTGCGAGAAGAGAACGCGGCGTACGGAACGGTGACGGGGAAGGACCCGAATCCCGAGACGGCCGACCTCGGGGTGGTGTACGAGGTGGCGCGCATCTAA
- a CDS encoding putative Ig domain-containing protein, producing MSHSVAPARFFLTLLLGASLASCGTNSTFGSGTTSSKEILSFRSSTLPDAYANEPYSTTVALSGGVNPYSVRVTNGTLPPGVRLSGTALTGTPTQTGRYEFTLEAADATLSTKSQTLTINVATLPPVALTPILGASSAANTTFRSDTRVPLRVTAPRGARAMRLSWRLPSGVEVARVQPGDGTPLLLWKQSPGLLTVVLGFPKEPVSGANVAVVSLRFAGPTQLDGTQVGLEARDATGKKIVETALPAPKPPASATPSGSATPTTSPSTTPAANASTPAAAPSLPSPNAPVSNPTKVPDTTSAPGDAPSATAPATPPAEGAAEATPPSEQAASTPGATPPASTPTSTPSSTSASNEPSPPSTSAQTGTADAAPASTASAPESEKATGDTSAQTPPTSPATSPTEATQPTAPSTASPVTPPTESAAQSSGTNGDAPASGATSTPTTTPTATPTPTAPTPPAGPDLGDFAILAVNYGRTGQNLPGDLNKDGKVDAADVRLFSERYPLP from the coding sequence ATGTCCCACTCGGTCGCGCCTGCCCGCTTCTTCCTCACGTTGCTGCTCGGGGCGTCGCTCGCCTCGTGCGGCACCAACTCCACGTTCGGGTCGGGAACGACGAGCAGCAAGGAGATTTTGAGCTTTCGAAGCTCGACGCTGCCCGACGCCTACGCGAACGAGCCGTATTCGACGACGGTGGCCTTGTCGGGCGGCGTGAATCCGTACAGCGTCCGCGTCACGAACGGGACGTTGCCGCCCGGCGTGCGCCTCAGCGGCACCGCCCTGACCGGCACGCCGACGCAGACGGGCCGCTACGAGTTCACGTTGGAGGCGGCCGACGCGACGTTATCGACGAAGTCGCAGACGCTCACGATCAACGTGGCGACCCTCCCGCCCGTGGCGTTGACGCCGATCCTCGGGGCGAGCAGCGCGGCGAACACGACCTTTCGTAGCGACACGCGCGTTCCGCTGCGCGTGACCGCTCCGCGCGGCGCGCGGGCGATGCGGTTGTCGTGGCGTCTGCCGAGCGGCGTCGAGGTGGCGCGGGTACAGCCCGGCGACGGCACGCCTCTGCTGCTGTGGAAGCAAAGCCCGGGGCTCCTCACGGTCGTCCTCGGCTTTCCGAAAGAGCCGGTGAGCGGAGCGAACGTCGCGGTCGTGTCCCTGCGCTTCGCGGGCCCGACGCAACTCGACGGAACGCAGGTGGGGCTCGAAGCGCGCGACGCGACGGGCAAGAAGATCGTCGAGACGGCCCTGCCCGCCCCCAAGCCGCCCGCGAGCGCGACGCCCTCGGGAAGCGCCACGCCGACCACGTCGCCCTCGACCACCCCGGCCGCGAACGCCTCGACGCCCGCGGCGGCGCCGAGCTTGCCCTCGCCGAACGCGCCAGTTTCCAATCCGACGAAGGTGCCCGACACGACGAGCGCGCCGGGCGACGCGCCGAGTGCCACGGCCCCCGCCACTCCTCCCGCAGAGGGCGCGGCCGAAGCGACGCCGCCCTCCGAGCAAGCCGCGTCCACGCCCGGCGCCACGCCTCCCGCGTCGACGCCGACTTCCACGCCGTCGTCGACGTCCGCTTCGAACGAGCCGTCGCCGCCAAGCACTTCCGCGCAAACGGGCACGGCGGATGCGGCGCCCGCGTCGACGGCCTCGGCGCCCGAAAGCGAGAAAGCCACCGGCGATACGTCGGCGCAAACGCCGCCGACCTCCCCGGCGACCTCTCCCACCGAGGCGACGCAGCCGACCGCACCGTCCACGGCGTCTCCCGTCACGCCTCCCACCGAGTCGGCGGCGCAATCCTCGGGAACGAACGGCGACGCTCCTGCGTCCGGCGCCACCTCCACCCCCACGACCACGCCGACCGCCACGCCCACGCCCACCGCTCCGACACCTCCGGCGGGCCCCGACCTCGGAGACTTCGCCATCTTGGCCGTGAACTACGGGCGCACCGGACAGAATTTGCCGGGTGACCTCAACAAGGACGGCAAGGTGGACGCGGCGGACGTGCGGCTCTTCTCGGAGCGCTATCCTCTGCCTTGA
- a CDS encoding RNA-binding S4 domain-containing protein — protein MSDSATNSDTIDLQDWMKLEGLVETGGEAKFVIQDGQVLLNGEVETRRRRKVRRGDVVEFRERTFRVEF, from the coding sequence ATGAGCGACTCAGCGACGAACTCGGACACGATCGACTTGCAAGACTGGATGAAGCTCGAAGGCTTGGTGGAGACGGGCGGCGAGGCGAAGTTCGTGATTCAAGACGGACAGGTGCTGCTCAACGGCGAAGTGGAGACGCGCCGCCGCCGCAAGGTGCGTCGCGGAGACGTCGTGGAATTTCGCGAGCGCACCTTCAGAGTGGAGTTTTGA
- a CDS encoding DUF1684 domain-containing protein, translating to MDDVTTELLDHRRRKDVFFRGPNSPLPPEERSGFAGLAYFEPNAAYRIFASIVPSDGEVVELATTTGEARHFIRYGTVTFDVPEGTGTLTLFAPFGDDAPTQVFVPFRDATSGAETYETGRYVEGHVHGDMATLDFNFAYFPYCAYGEGWSCPIPPIENRLSIAIRAGERSR from the coding sequence ATGGACGACGTGACGACCGAGTTGCTCGACCATCGTCGGCGCAAGGACGTGTTTTTTCGAGGGCCGAACTCTCCCCTGCCGCCCGAGGAGCGTTCGGGCTTCGCGGGCTTGGCGTACTTCGAGCCGAACGCCGCTTACCGTATCTTCGCTTCGATCGTGCCGAGCGACGGGGAAGTCGTGGAGCTCGCCACGACGACGGGCGAGGCGCGTCACTTCATCCGTTACGGCACGGTGACCTTCGACGTGCCCGAGGGTACGGGCACGTTGACATTGTTCGCACCGTTCGGAGACGACGCGCCGACGCAGGTGTTCGTTCCCTTCAGGGACGCGACGAGCGGCGCCGAGACGTACGAGACGGGCCGTTACGTGGAAGGGCACGTCCACGGGGACATGGCCACGCTGGACTTCAACTTCGCGTATTTTCCGTACTGCGCGTACGGCGAAGGATGGAGTTGCCCGATTCCACCGATCGAGAATCGCTTGAGCATCGCGATTCGTGCGGGCGAGCGTTCACGCTGA
- a CDS encoding DUF1175 family protein: MKRRWLTLALVCLLGGRAASGAPLDSDGDGYPDALELVGQDRASFSDWFASVAESQFYGLNRDWPEGDQDCSGLVRYAFVQALVNHDDAWWAKFRYLPRPTSPKVRAYGYPAPLVSRSLFRVAAGPYRTSDVEKGRMVGRTSAQFLLRGSVNFVSRNWRDARRGDLLFFLRPNLGAYHTMVYLGEGRVVYHTGAAPREGGEVRLVTVDTLMRHPEGAFHPTSSNRNFLGVYRWKILGTNS; this comes from the coding sequence GTGAAGCGGCGGTGGTTGACGCTGGCCCTCGTGTGCCTGCTGGGTGGAAGGGCCGCTTCGGGCGCGCCGTTGGACTCGGACGGTGACGGCTACCCCGACGCGCTGGAGCTCGTCGGGCAAGACCGCGCTTCGTTTTCCGACTGGTTCGCGAGCGTCGCGGAAAGTCAGTTCTACGGTCTCAATCGAGATTGGCCCGAAGGTGATCAGGACTGCTCGGGCCTCGTGCGCTACGCGTTCGTGCAAGCGCTCGTGAATCACGACGACGCGTGGTGGGCGAAGTTTCGCTACCTTCCCAGGCCAACGTCGCCGAAAGTGCGCGCGTACGGCTATCCGGCTCCGCTCGTGTCACGGTCGCTGTTTCGCGTGGCGGCCGGACCTTACCGTACGAGCGACGTGGAGAAGGGACGGATGGTGGGCCGCACGTCCGCGCAGTTTCTGCTGCGCGGCTCGGTGAACTTCGTCTCTCGCAATTGGCGTGACGCGCGGCGCGGAGACTTGCTGTTCTTTTTGCGTCCGAACCTCGGCGCGTACCACACCATGGTCTACCTCGGCGAAGGACGCGTCGTGTACCACACGGGCGCAGCTCCTCGGGAGGGCGGCGAGGTGCGGCTCGTGACCGTCGACACCCTCATGCGTCATCCGGAAGGGGCGTTTCACCCGACGAGCAGCAACCGCAACTTTCTCGGCGTGTACCGATGGAAGATTCTCGGCACGAACTCTTGA